In Salmo salar chromosome ssa03, Ssal_v3.1, whole genome shotgun sequence, a single genomic region encodes these proteins:
- the LOC106601273 gene encoding retinol dehydrogenase 8, translating into MGTRRVLVTGCSSGIGMAVAVRLAKEKGFKVVATMRDLEKREPLERVAGDTLNRSLEIRQLDACCEDSIRECVDSLQDRRVDVLVSNAGVGMIGPLECHSVSDMQGLFDTNFFGLVRLVKEVLPDMKRRRSGHIVVMSSIMGIQGLLFNDVYSASKFAVEGFCESLAVQAMKFSVKMTLVEPGPVGTEFERKVYEDAEKMDLAGADEETARIFREIYLPYSRMVFNSLAQTPEEIAEQTLQLITAKEPPFRHQTNRVYMPMTALKHADPTGRLPLDTFYKLLFKHDSLFTASLGLLRMLQKRTGKSSN; encoded by the exons ATGGGGACCAGGAGGGTGCTGGTGACAGGCTGTTCCTCTGGGATCGGGATGGCTGTGGCTGTACGACTGGCCAAGGAGAAGGGATTCAAAG TGGTTGCCACCATGAGGGACCTAGAGAAGCGGGAACCCCTGGAGAGAGTGGCTGGGGACACCCTGAACAGATCCCTGGAGATCAGACAGCTGGATGCCTGCTGTGAAGACTCCATCAGAGAGTGTGTGGACAGCCTGCAAGACCGACGGGTGGATGTACTCG TGAGTAACGCAGGTGTAGGCATGATTGGGCCGTTGGAGTGCCATAGTGTGTCTGACATGCAGGGGCTCTTCGACACCAACTTCTTTGGCTTGGTGCGGCTGGTGAAGGAGGTCCTGCCAGATATGAAGCGACGTCGAAGCGGACATATTGTGGTGATGAGCAGCATCATGGGCATTCAGG GGCTACTCTTCAATGATGTCTACTCTGCTTCAAAGTTTGCTGTGGAGGGGTTCTGTGAGAGTCTAGCAGTACAAGCCATGAAGTTCAGTGTGAA GATGACTCTAGTGGAGCCTGGTCCGGTGGGGACAGAGTTTGAAAGGAAGGTGTACGAGGACGCTGAGAAGATGGACCTTGCGGGGGCAGACGAGGAGACTGCTAGGATCTTCCGTGAGATCTACCTGCCCTACTCTAGGATGGTGTTCAACTCTCTCGCACAGACACCCGAGGAAATAGCAGAG CAAACACTTCAACTGATCACAGCGAAGGAGCCTCCGTTTCGCCACCAGACCAACCGGGTGTACATGCCCATGACTGCCCTGAAGCACGCAGACCCTACGGGTCGTCTACCCCTGGACACCTTTTATAAGCTGCTATTCAAGCACGACAGTCTATTCACTGCCAGTCTGGGGCTGCTGCGCATGTTGCAGAAGAGGACGGGGAAGAGCTCCAATTGA